The following are encoded in a window of Gramella sp. MT6 genomic DNA:
- a CDS encoding FAD-binding oxidoreductase, which produces MEEKVKIKSIGQVTHDVKQFVTEKPSGYSYTPGHATEVSINKEDWKDEKRPFTFTSLADADELEFTIKIYPDHDGVTEQLGKLKSGDELIIRDTWGAIEYKGPGYIIAGGAGITPYIAILRELNKKNKLDGNHLIFSNKTDKDIILKDELDRMLGDNATYVVTDQEDTKYTKAYLDEDFLKKEIKDFDSQFYVCGPPEMTEAISDILKKLGANPDSVQLDDQ; this is translated from the coding sequence ATGGAAGAAAAAGTAAAGATCAAGTCAATAGGGCAGGTTACTCACGATGTGAAACAATTTGTAACTGAAAAACCTTCAGGATATAGTTATACTCCCGGGCATGCTACCGAGGTGTCTATTAATAAAGAAGACTGGAAGGATGAAAAAAGGCCTTTCACTTTTACAAGCCTGGCAGATGCAGATGAATTGGAGTTTACGATCAAGATCTATCCAGATCACGACGGGGTAACGGAACAGTTAGGGAAGTTAAAGTCTGGTGATGAATTGATCATAAGGGATACCTGGGGTGCAATAGAATATAAAGGTCCCGGATATATTATCGCGGGTGGCGCCGGGATTACTCCTTATATCGCAATTCTTCGGGAACTTAATAAGAAGAATAAGCTGGATGGCAATCACCTCATATTTTCCAATAAGACCGATAAGGATATTATTCTCAAAGATGAACTTGACAGGATGCTTGGTGACAATGCTACCTATGTGGTCACAGACCAGGAGGACACCAAGTATACCAAAGCCTATTTGGACGAGGATTTCTTAAAGAAAGAAATAAAGGATTTTGACAGCCAGTTTTATGTTTGCGGACCTCCAGAAATGACCGAAGCCATTAGTGAT
- a CDS encoding LLM class flavin-dependent oxidoreductase: MPKIKNIEYSVLELAVVGQDIPHHTVFKNSVELAQMTESLGYKRFWLAEHHNMVSIASSATTVLMSHIASKTDTIRIGSGGIMLPNHSPLIVAEQFGTLGSLYPGRIDMGLGRAPGTDQVTAHAIRSDRMNSVFKFPHEIDDIQRYFKNENTSTKVRATVAEGVEVPMYILGSSTDSAHVAAAKGLPYVFASHFAPAQLFQAMEIYYREFQPSEYLDEPYTIAGINVIAADLQEEADKISTSSLKMMLGVMTGNLDYLQKPVDMTPDLIQLRDNPSLQRMLQYSFVGDKQLVKERTEDFIKKTGVNEVIVASHIYHQEDRLKSFRIFSEVMKEINEA; encoded by the coding sequence ATGCCTAAAATCAAAAATATAGAATATTCAGTCCTCGAACTTGCTGTGGTAGGTCAGGATATTCCACATCATACAGTTTTTAAAAATAGCGTTGAACTTGCCCAAATGACAGAGTCGCTAGGATACAAAAGATTCTGGCTGGCAGAACATCATAATATGGTGAGTATTGCCAGTTCAGCCACTACCGTTCTTATGAGTCATATCGCTTCAAAGACCGATACTATCAGAATCGGTTCTGGAGGCATCATGTTGCCAAATCACTCTCCGCTTATCGTCGCAGAGCAATTCGGTACTTTAGGTTCTCTTTATCCAGGGAGGATAGATATGGGATTGGGGAGAGCGCCGGGAACAGACCAGGTTACCGCACATGCGATACGCAGTGACCGGATGAACTCTGTATTCAAATTTCCTCATGAAATTGATGATATTCAGCGATATTTTAAAAATGAGAATACCAGTACTAAGGTAAGAGCAACAGTGGCTGAAGGCGTAGAAGTACCAATGTATATACTTGGATCCAGCACAGATAGTGCGCATGTCGCTGCGGCAAAAGGATTGCCTTATGTTTTTGCCAGTCATTTTGCGCCTGCTCAGTTATTCCAGGCGATGGAGATCTATTATCGCGAATTTCAGCCTTCAGAATACCTGGATGAACCTTATACAATCGCTGGCATCAATGTTATTGCTGCAGATTTACAGGAAGAGGCAGATAAAATCTCTACCAGCTCCCTTAAAATGATGTTAGGGGTGATGACTGGAAATTTAGATTACCTGCAAAAGCCTGTAGATATGACTCCAGATCTTATCCAATTAAGAGACAATCCATCCTTGCAGCGAATGCTTCAGTATTCATTCGTTGGAGATAAGCAGCTGGTGAAGGAAAGAACTGAGGATTTTATAAAGAAAACCGGGGTGAACGAAGTTATTGTGGCTTCCCATATATACCATCAGGAGGACAGGTTAAAATCATTTAGAATATTTTCTGAGGTCATGAAAGAGATCAATGAAGCCTGA